The Salvelinus sp. IW2-2015 linkage group LG31, ASM291031v2, whole genome shotgun sequence genome window below encodes:
- the LOC111956093 gene encoding LOW QUALITY PROTEIN: C-type lectin domain family 6 member A-like (The sequence of the model RefSeq protein was modified relative to this genomic sequence to represent the inferred CDS: substituted 1 base at 1 genomic stop codon), with translation MGVIRPVENGTSGPGLLHPKKXXGSTERDWWYTQYRQLSHYLALLCFLLTMATLLQTFYLVQITLVFQSQSTLQEVRLKDLTQKLNTLNHSYLLLFHKXPALNQYCPITNSSTNERECRPCPEGWESFGERCYLYTHDRLDXISSQYHCLSVGGNLAMVKSEEEQIFLWKRAKELSQGDSYWIGLRNGNPGGAWHWVDDSPVEKGFWDIFWDHEPEKGDTRELCARLSPGDSHRASWYATMCKNSLKSVCERTQGTLQ, from the exons ATGGGAGTCATAAGACCAGTGGAGAATGGGACATCTGGACCAGGCTTGCTACATCCTAAAAAGARGGWGGGGTCAACAGAGAGAG ATTGGTGGTACACCCAGTACAGACAGTTATCACATTACCTGGCCCTGCTCTGTTTTCTACTGACCATGGCCACACTCCTACAGACCTTTTACT TGGTGCAGATCACCTTGGTCTTCCAATCCCAGTCCACCTTGCAGGAGGTCAGACTCAAAGACCTGACTCAGAAGCTGAACACCCTGAACcactcctacctcctcctcttccacaagTARCCAGCACTCAACCAGTACTGTCCCATCACCAATAGCAGCACCAATG AACGCGAGTGCAGGCCGTGCCCAGAGGGATGGGAGTCTTTTGGGGAGAGATGCTACCTCTACACCCATGACAGACTGGACTGSATTTCCAGCCAGTACCACTGCCTATCTGTAGGGGGCAACCTTGCCATGGTGAAGAGTGAGGAGGAGCAA ATTTTTCTGTGGAAGAGAGCCAAGGAGTTGAGCCAGGGAGACTCCTACTGGATCGGCTTGAGGAATGGTAACCCAGGCGGGGCCTGGCACTGGGTGGACGACTCCCCGGTGGAGAAGGG GTTTTGGGACATATTTTGGGATCACGAGCCAGAGAAGGGGGACACCAGGGAACTGTGTGCCCGGCTGTCGCCAGGAGACAGCCACAGGGCCAGTTGGTACGCCACCATGTGCAAGAACAGCCTGAAGAGCGTCTGTGAGAGGACCCAGGGCACCCTGCAGTGA